The Euphorbia lathyris chromosome 2, ddEupLath1.1, whole genome shotgun sequence genome includes a window with the following:
- the LOC136216679 gene encoding uncharacterized protein isoform X1, protein MAALVKYPTTVSNILLPIRPKKLKLLKPSNTHNVVRLAKVRISYSPVCCSKMTPWEPSPVAYASSDDGTAGTFLEKSSNIFETLDSSSRSEAEEAADAKSQPSTQFQFLKWPLWLLGPALLLTTGMVPTLWLPLSSIFLGPNIASLLSLIGLDCIFNLGATLFLLMADACSRPKNLAQASNSKPPVSYRVWNMVASVCGFVVPLMMLLASENGSLQPQLSFISFTVLLGPYLLLLSVQFLTEMLTWHWQSPVWLVTPIVYEGYRVLQLMRGLKLGAELSAPAWMMHMIRGLVCWWILILGIQLMRVAWFAGFTARFRQQPLTASADG, encoded by the coding sequence ATGGCAGCACTAGTTAAATATCCAACCACAGTATCAAACATTTTGTTGCCCATCCGTCCCAAGAAGCTGAAGTTATTAAAGCCATCGAATACACACAATGTTGTTCGCTTGGCGAAGGTTCGTATTAGTTATAGTCCCGTTTGCTGCTCTAAAATGACTCCATGGGAGCCTTCACCTGTAGCATACGCTTCCTCCGATGATGGTACTGCTGGTACCTTCTTGGAGAAAAGCAGTAACATATTTGAAACTCTTGATTCCAGCAGCAGAAGTGAAGCTGAAGAGGCTGCAGATGCGAAGAGTCAACCATCGACGCAGTTTCAGTTTCTTAAATGGCCGTTGTGGCTCCTAGGGCCTGCTCTTCTTCTCACCACTGGTATGGTTCCCACATTATGGCTACCTTTATCATCAATATTTCTAGGCCCCAATATAGCCAGCCTGCTTTCGTTGATCGGACTCGATTGCATCTTCAATCTCGGTGCAACCCTTTTTCTACTCATGGCCGACGCTTGCTCCCGCCCGAAAAACCTGGCACAAGCCAGCAACAGCAAGCCTCCTGTTAGTTACAGGGTGTGGAACATGGTTGCATCTGTATGTGGATTTGTTGTTCCTCTAATGATGCTATTGGCATCCGAAAACGGCTCTCTTCAACCCCAATTGTCTTTCATCTCATTTACAGTCCTATTGGGTCCCTACCTCTTGCTTCTATCTGTTCAGTTTCTGACTGAGATGCTGACTTGGCACTGGCAATCGCCTGTGTGGCTGGTGACCCCAATTGTGTACGAGGGATACCGTGTTTTGCAACTGATGCGGGGGCTGAAGCTCGGAGCTGAGCTCAGTGCACCGGCATGGATGATGCATATGATTAGAGGACTTGTTTGTTGGTGGATCTTGATCCTTGGCATTCAACTCATGAGAGTTGCTTGGTTTGCTGGTTTTACTGCCCGATTTCGACAGCAACCGTTGACTGCTTCGGCTGATGGTTGA
- the LOC136216679 gene encoding uncharacterized protein isoform X2: MLFAWRSRSEAEEAADAKSQPSTQFQFLKWPLWLLGPALLLTTGMVPTLWLPLSSIFLGPNIASLLSLIGLDCIFNLGATLFLLMADACSRPKNLAQASNSKPPVSYRVWNMVASVCGFVVPLMMLLASENGSLQPQLSFISFTVLLGPYLLLLSVQFLTEMLTWHWQSPVWLVTPIVYEGYRVLQLMRGLKLGAELSAPAWMMHMIRGLVCWWILILGIQLMRVAWFAGFTARFRQQPLTASADG; this comes from the exons ATGTTGTTCGCTTGGCGAAG CAGAAGTGAAGCTGAAGAGGCTGCAGATGCGAAGAGTCAACCATCGACGCAGTTTCAGTTTCTTAAATGGCCGTTGTGGCTCCTAGGGCCTGCTCTTCTTCTCACCACTGGTATGGTTCCCACATTATGGCTACCTTTATCATCAATATTTCTAGGCCCCAATATAGCCAGCCTGCTTTCGTTGATCGGACTCGATTGCATCTTCAATCTCGGTGCAACCCTTTTTCTACTCATGGCCGACGCTTGCTCCCGCCCGAAAAACCTGGCACAAGCCAGCAACAGCAAGCCTCCTGTTAGTTACAGGGTGTGGAACATGGTTGCATCTGTATGTGGATTTGTTGTTCCTCTAATGATGCTATTGGCATCCGAAAACGGCTCTCTTCAACCCCAATTGTCTTTCATCTCATTTACAGTCCTATTGGGTCCCTACCTCTTGCTTCTATCTGTTCAGTTTCTGACTGAGATGCTGACTTGGCACTGGCAATCGCCTGTGTGGCTGGTGACCCCAATTGTGTACGAGGGATACCGTGTTTTGCAACTGATGCGGGGGCTGAAGCTCGGAGCTGAGCTCAGTGCACCGGCATGGATGATGCATATGATTAGAGGACTTGTTTGTTGGTGGATCTTGATCCTTGGCATTCAACTCATGAGAGTTGCTTGGTTTGCTGGTTTTACTGCCCGATTTCGACAGCAACCGTTGACTGCTTCGGCTGATGGTTGA
- the LOC136216680 gene encoding vesicle-associated protein 1-2-like, with protein sequence MNSGDGELLTIEPQELQFPFELRKQISCSLQLANKSDNYIAFKVKTTNPKKYCVRPNTGVVSPRSTCDVIVTMQAQKEAPSDLQCKDKFLLQSVVASPGATAKDVNAEMFNKESGRVVDECKLRVLYVAPPRQPSPVREESEEGSSPRASLSDNGNLTASERTVVSKAYVDRHEPQDISFEEKTLISKLTEEKNSAVQQTNKLQQEMEMLRHQSRSSHGGIPFLYVLLVGLIGIIVGYLMKRT encoded by the exons ATGAACTCCGGCGACGGCGAGCTTCTCACCATAGAGCCTCAGGAGCTTCAATTTCCTT TTGAATTGAGGAAGCAGATCTCTTGTTCTCTTCAGCTTGCAAATAAAAGTGATAATTATATTGCTTTCAAG GTTAAGACAACGAATCCAAAGAAGTACTGTGTTAGGCCTAACACTGGGGTTGTGTCGCCGAGGTCTACTTGTGATGTTATAG TTACAATGCAAGCACAAAAGGAGGCACCTTCTGATCTGCAATGCAAGGACAAGTTCTTACTTCAGAGTGTAGTTGCAAGTCCTGGAGCTACTGCAAAAGATGTCAATGCAGAAATG tttaataaGGAGTCGGGGCGTGTCGTTGACGAGTGCAAGTTGAGGGTTCTTTATGTTGCTCCACCTCGACAACCATCACCAGTTCGAGAAGAATCAGAGGAAGGTTCTTCACCTAGAGCTTCTTTATCAGATAATGGGAATCTTACAGCTTCAGAGCGTACTGTT GTTTCAAAAGCTTATGTTGACAGGCATGAGCCCCAAGATATCTCATTTGAG GAAAAAACTCTTATTTCCAAGCTGACAGAAGAGAAAAATTCTGCTGTTCAGCAAACTAACAAGCTTCAGCAAGAGATG GAGATGTTGAGGCATCAATCGAGAAGCAGCCATGGCGGTATCCCATTTCTATATGTTCTTCTGGTTGGCTTGATAGGCATCATTGTGGGGTACCTAATGAAAAGGACATGA